The sequence ACCCAGCCCGAGTTCCGCGACAAGATCAAGGACGGCTACACCACCGTGCTCATCATGACCGGAGGCGTCGAGAACAACGACGGCAACCTCCAGATGAACAAGCACAACATCAACATCAAGCTGCTCGGCGAAATGATCGCCAAGCGCATGGGCAAGACGCTCGTCGCGCCGCTCGTCACGCTGGAGCCGGGCAACGCGGGCCCGAACATCACGCCGGGTAAGGCCGGCCCCATGCTCTCGCAGGCCACCTACACGGCCGTGCTCTTCGACATGGGCAACTATCTGCGCAGCATGGGCTTCACCGAGATCTACTACCTCGGCGACAGCGGCGGAAACGGGCGTGGCATGCAGGCCGCCGCGGATTCCCTCACCAAGCTCTACGCCGACAGCCCCACCAAGGTCGCCTTCAAGCACATCCCCGAGTACTACAACCACACCAGCGTGGTGCAGCCGTACATCCAAAACGAGCTCAAGATCCCCGAGCAGATCAAGATCGGCGCCAGCTCGGGTAGCAGTAACCAGCACGAGGAGCTCGGGATCGACGCCACCATGGCGCTCGCCGATCCGCAGTCCATCCGCTTCGCGCAGCGCAAGAAGGTCGGCCAGGACTCGATCAACGGTGTCAAGTTCCAGTCGCTCAAGTGGCTGCAGGACCTGGGGCGCAAGGTCGCCGAGGTGCGCGTGAAGGCCACGGTGGATGCGATCACGGCCTATCGCGCGACGCTCACCAAGTAGCCGCGCTTACGGCGTCGCGCTCCGGCGAGCTGGCTCGAACAGCTGCTTCTCCGGGGCGCGTGTCACGCTCGGCGGATCCGGTGGCGCCGTCGCGCCGCGCGCGGCCATCGGCGTGAGCCAGCTGCTCAGCCACCACTTGTACTTCGCATCCTGATGCAGCACCAGGAAGCGCGGCCCTGAACCCGCCATCGCCGACGCGGTGAAGGGCAGCATGGCGCTCTGGAGGTACTCGCCCTTGGCGTTGTAGTAGTCGATGACGCGCCCCTGCCGGTCGTTCTCCAACCCCACGAGCACGACATAGCCGCCATCGACGATGGACGCATCCACGATGAACGGATGCTCCACCGCGCTCCCCGCCAGGGCCGGCGGCTCGCCGATCTGTCGCGGAGCGGCGCCGTCACCGGGGCGGCGGAGACGCTGGATGCGTGGTGGCGCCCCAGCGCGCGCACTGTCGGGGGCACTCACGATCAGCACCTCGCGCGACGTGAGCAGCAGGCAATGCCGGTTGTCGCCCCCGCCAAAACGCAGGCGCGCCGCGGTCTCCCCGACAATGCGGTGTCGCCCGATCAGCGAATCCTCGGCCG comes from Gemmatimonadaceae bacterium and encodes:
- a CDS encoding creatininase family protein, producing MPRSLTLLLSMCLIAGSAQAQGGGGGAPPGGAGRGGAPRRDPNAPRTIEGIETVWLEELTQPEFRDKIKDGYTTVLIMTGGVENNDGNLQMNKHNINIKLLGEMIAKRMGKTLVAPLVTLEPGNAGPNITPGKAGPMLSQATYTAVLFDMGNYLRSMGFTEIYYLGDSGGNGRGMQAAADSLTKLYADSPTKVAFKHIPEYYNHTSVVQPYIQNELKIPEQIKIGASSGSSNQHEELGIDATMALADPQSIRFAQRKKVGQDSINGVKFQSLKWLQDLGRKVAEVRVKATVDAITAYRATLTK